One genomic region from Drosophila busckii strain San Diego stock center, stock number 13000-0081.31 chromosome 3R, ASM1175060v1, whole genome shotgun sequence encodes:
- the LOC108604167 gene encoding multidrug resistance-associated protein 4 gives MDSSAKPERKNPRARANLLSQLLFAWSLPLLYKGSRHGLTTEDLTECIADDHSEELGDRLEDEWQNEVIRANHKSKKPRLRNALFRCFLGPTIVNGIISIIYILIKTLIPAVLAQLLLQFQRMQQAPVTTTLDTVGDILNRTARAVASLDSATGNANSPNALDNSDPHKQHVNGYEPLPMAPSNITATNALEQAAQYIWQDVYCLATVLVGATALGCFLIHHVDLRQRLMGARMRIACCSLIYRKTLRLSMKTAGQTPAGYLINLLSNDVNRLDYGFIFMHWIWIMPLQAVLTCYLIWLRIGIPALVGVIGLLLKTVPLQSALSKLTSKLRMRIAERTDARVGIMNELVQGIQVIKMYAWEKPFQAVVAEARRCEIQQIRYASYLRGFYLSTMVFTERSTLYITLAAAALLGQSITADFVFSAASYYNILQLVAAIWYPLAVTFGAEALVSLRRIQAFLQLEARDEKVQGLTHKRQQFDGDTRAVNLKDIQASWLKEQPQRTLQSFNLQIEKGQLCAVIGPVGAGKSSLLQLLLGELPIIEGGVVIQGELSYASQEPWLFTGTVRNNILFGEQYERKRYHEVTKCCALSTDFQQLSNGDKTVVGERGASLSGGQRARISLARAVYKPASIYLLDDPLSAVDAHVGRHLFDEVIGPRGRLAQLKATRVLVTHQVHFLSEADWIVIVDQGRILRQGTYQELLNSELDFAKLLERPKEAELTGNSSDLHASSITTLSEHDMEDDDDIPYIDGVRDGYLPLRKQSGSTHGSKSFTNSDLADAEDEEEMAEAQASGGISARVWYEYFHAGSTFLSFSFMVCVMLLSQVVCSSSDYFSSIWTQQEHMRSQGADTSFTTYECMYIYGALIIGVVIMTVFRGFLFFKVCMHASKVLHDRMFRCILNATMRFFDTNPSGRILNRFSKDMGAIDELLPRAMMDFIQIALVMFGILIVIAVVNPVLIAAMTIVAIIDMLILKLYLRPSQDLKRLEGICRSPVFSHLSSSLTGLSIIRSRNMQDVVAKEFDLLQDVHSSVWQLTMAANTALGLWLDIVSCGFLSAVTFSFIVTNETTYSGNVGLAISQAMILTGMVQYGVRQVCESLQQMTSVERVLQYTELEQEPRVQGKEPSQQWPPRGEVEFRDMSCRYDPNGSAVLKHLNLTIEPGWKVGIVGRTGAGKSSLIGALFRLAYIDGGIYIDDIETGSISLETLRTRISIIPQDPVLFSASIRYNLDPFEAYSDAELWRALEAVELRTAINGLDFMVTERGSNFSVGQRQLLCLARAILRNNKVLVLDEATANVDPQTDALIQRTIRVKFQQCTVLTVAHRLHTVMDSDRIIVMDAGNAVEYDVPHLLLKKSQGVLRQMVEATGGEADALKKVASDSFKRMQQLSEEQRGA, from the exons CAGAAGATCTAACGGAATGCATAGCGGATGATCATTCCGAGGAATTGGGTGATCGCTTGGAGGA tgaGTGGCAAAATGAAGTTATACGCGCTAATCACAAGTCCAAGAAGCCGCGACTACGCAATGCGCTCTTTCGTTGCTTTTTGGGTCCCACCATAGTGAATGGCATTATctctataatttatatactgaTCAA AACCTTAATACCCGCCGTATTAGCCCAGCTCTTGCTGCAGTTCCAGCGCATGCAACAAGCTCCAGTGACAACAACTCTAGATACTGTTGGCGATATACTCAATCGAACTGCACGTGCTGTGGCCTCGTTAGACTCAGCAACAGGCAATG CCAACTCACCCAATGCCTTGGACAACTCCGATCCGCACAAGCAGCACGTCAATGGCTACGAACCGCTGCCCATGGCGCCATCTAATATAACAGCTACGAATGCTTTGGAGCAAGCGGCGCAATATATTTGGCAGGATGTGTATTGTCTGGCCACAGTGCTGGTGGGTGCTACTGCCTTGGGCTGCTTTCTGATTCACCATGTGGACTTGCGTCAGCGTCTGATGGGCGCACGCATGCGCATTGCCTGCTGCTCGCTGATCTATCGCAAAACATTGCGCCTTTCCATGAAGACAGCTGGACAGACACCAGCTGGTTATTTGATCAATTTGCTGTCGAATGATGTAAATCGCTTGGATTATGGTTTCATATTTATGCACTGGATTTGGATTATGCCACTGCAGGCTGTGCTTACCTGTTATTTGATATGGCTGCGCATAGGCATTCCTGCCCTGGTGGGCGTCATTGGACTGCTGCTGAAGACTGTGCCGCTGCAGTCGGCGCTGAGTAAATTGACTTCGAAGCTTCGCATGCGCATTGCGGAGCGCACAGATGCGCGCGTGGGCATTATGAATGAACTGGTCCAGGGCATACAGGTGATCAAGATGTACGCCTGGGAGAAACCCTTTCAGGCAGTTGTCGCTGAGGCGCGTCGCTGCGAGATTCAACAGATTCGCTATGCTTCCTATCTGCGTGGTTTCTATCTAAGCACCATGGTGTTCACCGAGCGTTCTACACTGTATATAACGCTAGccgcagctgcgctgctgggTCAAAGCATCACCGCAGACTTTGTGTTCTCCGCCGCCAGCTACTACAATATACTACAGTTGGTGGCAGCCATTTGGTATCCACTGGCGGTCACTTTCGGCGCCGAGGCTTTGGTTTCACTGCGTCGCATTCAGGCCTTTTTGCAGCTGGAGGCGCGCGATGAGAAGGTGCAGGGCTTAACGCACAAGCGTCAGCAGTTCGATGGCGATACGCGCGCTGTTAATCTGAAGGACATTCAGGCCAGCTGGCTGAAGGAGCAACCACAACGCACGCTGCAGTCGTTTAATCTGCAAATCGAAAAGGGACAACTCTGCGCGGTTATTGGGCCTGTGGGCGCTGGCAAGAgctcgctgctgcagctgttgctagGCGAACTGCCCATCATTGAAGGCGGCGTTGTTATCCAAGGCGAACTTTCATATGCTAGCCAGGAGCCTTGGCTCTTCACCGGCACAGTGCGCAACAATATTCTGTTTGGCGAGCAGTACGAGCGCAAACGTTACCATGAGGTCACCAAATGCTGTGCACTGAGCACGGATTTCCAGCAGCTAAGCAATGGCGACAAGACGGTGGTGGGTGAGCGTGGTGCTTCACTCTCTGGTGGCCAGCGCGCGCGCATTAGCTTGGCACGCGCTGTTTACAAGCCCGCCTCCATTTATTTGCTGGATGATCCGCTGAGTGCGGTCGATGCGCATGTGGGCAGACATTTATTCGATGAGGTTATTGGTCCACGTGGTCGTCTAGCGCAACTAAAGGCCACACGCGTGCTGGTTACACATCAGGTGCACTTTCTGAGCGAGGCAGATTGGATTGTTATTGTGGATCAGGGACGCATCTTAAGGCAGGGCACCTATCAGGAGCTGCTGAACAGCGAACTGGACTTTGCCAAACTGCTGGAGCGTCCCAAGGAGGCGGAGTTAACAGGCAACAGCAGTGATTTGCACGCTTCGTCTATTACCACGCTAAGCGAGCACGACATGGAGGATGACGATGATATACCCTATATAGATGGCGTGCGCGATGGTTATTTGCCGCTTCGCAAGCAAAGTGGCTCCACACATGGCAGCAAGTCG TTCACCAACAGCGATCTGGCGGATGCAGAGGATGAAGAAGAAATGGCAGAGGCGCAAGCTTCGGGCGGCATCTCGGCGCGTGTTTGGTACGAATACTTCCATGCCGGCAGCACCTTCTTGAGCTTCAGCTTTATGGTGTGCGTCATGTTGCTCTCCCAAGTGGTTTGCAGCAGCTCCGATTACTTCTCCAGCATTTGGACGCAGCAGGAGCATATGCGCAGCCAAGGCGCCGACACTAGCTTCACCACCTATGAGTGCATGTACATCTATGGCGCCCTCATCATCGGCGTCGTCATCATGACCGTCTTTCGTGGCTTTCTGTTCTTCAAGGTTTGCATGCATGCCTCCAAGGTGTTGCATGATCGCATGTTCCGCTGCATTTTGAATGCCACCATGCGCTTCTTTGATACGAATCCCTCGGGACGCATTCTCAATCGTTTCTCCAAGGATATGGGCGCCATTGATGAGCTGCTGCCACGTGCTATGATGgactttatacaaattgctttggTTATGTTTGGCATATTGATTGTTATAGCTGTGGTGAATCCTGTGCTCATCGCTGCCATGACCATTGTTGCTATCATCGATATGCTCATACTTAAGCTGTATCTGCGTCCCTCGCAGGATCTGAAGCGCTTGGAGGGCATTTGCCGCAGTCCAGTGTTTTCGCATTTGAGCTCCTCCTTAACGGGTTTGTCTATTATACGCTCGCGCAATATGCAGGATGTCGTAGCCAAGGAGTTTGATCTGTTGCAGGATGTGCACAGCAGCGTCTGGCAGCTCACCATGGCAGCCAATACAGCATTGGGTCTATGGCTGGACATAGTCAGCTGCGGTTTCCTCAGCGCTGTTACCTTTAGCTTTATTGTTACCAATGAAA CCACCTACAGCGGCAATGTGGGCTTGGCCATTTCGCAGGCTATGATCTTAACGGGCATGGTGCAGTATGGCGTGCGTCAGGTTTGCGAATCGCTGCAGCAAATGACCAGCGTGGAGCGCGTGCTGCAGTACACcgagctggagcaggagcCAAGAGTTCAAGGCAAGGAGCCCTCGCAGCAGTGGCCACCACGTGGCGAGGTTGAGTTCCGCGACATGAGCTGTCGCTATGATCCCAATGGCTCAGCTGTGCTTAAGCATTTGAACTTGACCATCGAACCTGGCTGGAAGGTGGGCATTGTGGGACGCACTGGCGCTGGCAAATCCTCACTCATAGGCGCACTTTTCCGCTTGGCGTACATTGATGGTGGCATCTATATCGATGACATTGAAACGGGCAGCATTTCGCTAGAGACGCTGCGCACGCGCATTTCCATAATTCCACAAGATCCGGTGCTGTTCTCCGCTAGCATACGCTATAACCTGGATCCCTTTGAGGCATATAGTGACGCTGAACTCTGGCGCGCCTTGGAGGCAGTGGAGCTGCGCACTGCTATAAATGGTCTGGACTTTATGGTCACCGAACgtggcagcaactttagcGTGGGACAGCGTCAGTTGCTTTGCCTGGCACGCGCAATACTGCGCAACAACAaggtgctggtgctggacGAAGCCACCGCCAATGTGGATCCACA AACCGATGCGCTGATCCAGCGCACCATACGCGTCAAGTTCCAGCAGTGCACAGTCTTGACTGTGGCCCATCGTTTGCATACAGTGATGGATTCGGATCGCATTATTGTTATGGATGCGGGCAATGCTGTGGAGTACGATGTGCCGCATTTGCTGTTGAAGAAATCTCAGGGCGTGCTTAGGCAAATGGTTGAAGCTACAGGCGGCGAGGCGGATGCACTCAAGAAAGTCGCCAGCGATTCGTTCAAGCGTATGCAACAACTCAGCGAGGAGCAGCGTGGTGCCTAA